A single region of the Ziziphus jujuba cultivar Dongzao chromosome 10, ASM3175591v1 genome encodes:
- the LOC107412334 gene encoding probable inactive ATP-dependent zinc metalloprotease FTSHI 5, chloroplastic isoform X2, with translation MDAIAASRLLPSPFAPHFSPPTLRNSYLASNHRIRIQIFASKSPKFHRIFFPVRYGFGAFSSLEAHRNSRRYEQVVEDDEQVNTVGNCSEPEGNLLRFIAKQALLTLFFLAIGFAPLRAVRVSALAAPVATEEVLNKKQNGKGKEMSSKSHEYSECTRRLLETVSALTRRVEEVRKGNADLKQVEMELKAVKGQKEELQAEIMDSLYSELKELKRERGLLVKRSEGIVDRVVKTKKEYDKVLGDAGEKEDMDKVQMLEERLKELEEDYNSIWERVGEIEDQILRRETMALSFGVRELRFIERECEQLVENFSRQWRRKGLDSTPKPSVTKLSKSEIQKDLESTQRKYLEQMILPSVLEVDDLGPFFDKDSVDFAQRIKQGLKDSREMQINLEARINKKMKKYGDEKRFVVNTPEDEVVKGFPEIELKWMFGDKEVVVPKAISLHLYHGWKKWREEAKADLKRNLLENVDFGKQYVAQRQERILMERDRLMSKVWFSEDKNRWEMDPMAVPFAVSKKLIQQARIRHDWAVMYVTLKGDDKDYYVDIKELDMLFEDFGGFDGLYMKMLACGIPTAVHLMWIPFSELDLYQQSLLILRLSSQSLKALWQSKIVSYARNWVFEKFKNINDDIMMMIVFPLVEIIIPYRLRLQLGMAWPEEIYQAVGSTWYLKWQSEAEMSFKSRKSEGLRWFLWFLIRSFIYGYILFHVFRFMKRRIPRLLGFGPLRRDPNLRKLRRMKYYLNYRVKRIKRKKKAGIDPITRAFERMKRVKNPPIPLKEFASVESMREEINEVVTFLHNPRAFQEMGARAPRGVLIVGERGTGKTSLALAIAAEAKVPVVQVKAQELEAGLWVGQSASNIRELFQTARDLAPVIIFVEDFDLFAGVRGKYIHTKKQDHEAFINQLLVELDGFEKQDGVVLMATARNLKQIDEALQRPGRMDRVFHLQRPTQVERENILRMSAKATMDNDLIDFVDWKKVAEKTALLRPTELKLVPVALEGAAFRSKFLDTDELMSYCGWFATFSGVIPKWVRRTNIAKKLSSIVVNHLGLTLTKEDLNNVVDLMEPYGQISNGIELLNPPLDWTRETKFPHAVWAAGRGLIALLLPNFDVVDNLWLEPLSWQGIGCSKITKAKNEGSMNGNSESRSYLEKKLVFCFGSHIASQMLLPFGEENYLSSSELKQAQEIATRMVIQYGWGPDDSPAIYYHSNAVFSFLYILE, from the exons ATGGACGCCATTGCTGCTTCTCGTCTACTTCCCAGTCCATTTGCCCCTCACTTCTCGCCTCCCACGCTTCGGAACTCTTATCTTGCGTCCAATCACCGTATCAGAATTCAAATATTTGCTTCCAAATCACCGAAATTTCACCGAATTTTTTTCCCAGTTCGGTATGGTTTCGGTGCATTTAGCTCCCTAGAAGCTCATAGAAATTCACGGCGTTATGAACAAGTGGTCGAAGACGATGAACAGGTTAATACGGTTGGGAATTGTTCGGAGCCAGAGGGAAATTTGCTCAGGTTCATTGCAAAGCAAGCGCTTTTAACGTTGTTCTTTCTTGCAATCGGTTTTGCTCCTCTTCGGGCGGTTCGTGTTTCTGCACTCGCCGCTCCGGTGGCTACTGAAGAGGTTTTGAATAAGAAGCAGAATGGGAAAGGAAAGGAGATGAGCTCGAAGAGCCACGAGTACTCAGAGTGCACGCGGAGATTGCTCGAAACGGTGTCGGCTTTGACAAGGAGAGTAGAAGAAGTTAGGAAAGGAAATGCGGATTTGAAGCAAGTAGAAATGGAGTTAAAGGCGGTGAAAGGGCAAAAGGAAGAATTGCAGGCAGAAATTATGGATAGTCTTTATTCGGAGTTGAAGGAactcaagagagagagagggttatTGGTAAAACGATCGGAGGGAATTGTTGATAGAGTGGTAAAGACGAAGAAGGAGTACGATAAGGTTTTAGGCGATGCGGGTGAGAAGGAGGATATGGATAAAGTGCAGATGTTGGAAGAGAGATTGAAAGAGCTTGAGGAGGATTACAATTCGATATGGGAAAGGGTTGGTGAAATTGAAGATCAGATTTTGAGGAGAGAAACTATGGCTCTGAGTTTCGGGGTGAGGGAGCTTCGTTTCATTGAGAGGGAATGTGAGCAGTTGGTTGAAAATTTTAGTCGGCAATGGAGGCGAAAGGGTTTAGACAG TACGCCAAAACCATCAGTGACCAaactttccaaatctgaaattcaGAAAGATTTAGAAAGCacgcaaagaaaatatttggaacAAATGATTTTGCCAAGTGTTTTGGAAGTTGATGATCTTGGACCTTTCTTCGACAAAGATTCAGTCGACTTTGCTCAACGTATAAAACAAGGGCTTAAAGATTCAAGGGAGATGCAGATAAATCTAGAGGCtcgtataaataaaaaaatgaaaaaatatggtGATGAAAAGCGATTTGTTGTAAATACACCAGAGGATGAGGTGGTGAAGGGTTTTCCTGAAATTGAGTTGAAATGGATGTTTGGAGATAAAGAGGTTGTGGTTCCTAAAGCTATTAGCCTTCATTTGTACCATGGGTGGAAGAAATGGCGTGAAGAAGCTAAGGCAGACCTTAAGAGAAATCTGTTAGAAAATGTTGATTTTGGTAAACAGTATGTGGCTCAAAGACAG GAACGTATTCTTATGGAGCGAGACAGGTTGATGTCAAAGGTTTGGTTCAGTGAGGATAAAAATAGATGGGAGATGGATCCAATGGCTGTTCCTTTTGCTGTATCAAAAAAACTAATTCAGCAAGCCCGAATTAGGCATGATTGGGCTGTCATGTATGTCACTCTAAAGGGGGATGACAAGGATTATTATGTGGACATTAAG GAACTTGATATGCTGTTTGAAGATTTTGGAGGGTTTGATGGGCTGTATATGAAAATGCTTGCCTGTGGTATTCCAACTGCTGTTCACTTGATGTGGATCCCTTTTTCAGAGTTGGATCTCTATCAACAGTCTCTCTTGATTCTCAGGCTGTCTAGTCAAAGCTTAAAAGcattgtggcagtcaaaaattgtgtcgtatgcaagaaattgggtttttgagaaatttaaaaatataaatgatgacataatgatgatgattgtATTTCCTTTGGTGGAGATTATCATCCCTTACCGG CTAAGGTTGCAGTTGGGGATGGCATGGCCAGAGGAAATATATCAAGCTGTTGGCTCAACATGGTACTTGAAGTGGCAATCTGAGGCAGAGATGAGTTTCAAATCCAGAAAAAGCGAAGGCCTCCGATGGTTTCTTTGGTTTCTTATTAGAAgctttatatatggatatattttatttcatgtgtTTCGATTTATGAAGAGAAGAATTCCAAGACTTCTTGGTTTTGGACCATTGCGTAGAGATCCAAACTTGCGGAAGTTGCGGAGAATG AAATACTACCTTAATTATAGGGTGAAGAGGATTAAGCGTAAGAAAAAGGCTGGCATTGATCCTATAACACGTGCTTTTGAGCGAATGAAG AGAGTGAAAAATCCACCAATACCATTGAAGGAATTTGCCAGTGTTGAGTCTATGAGAGAGGAAATCAATGAAGTTGTGACATTTCTACATAACCCTAGGGCATTTCAAGAAATGGGTGCTCGTGCACCACGG GGAGTTCTGATTGTAGGTGAAAGGGGAACTGGAAAGACATCTCTAGCATTGGCTATAGCTGCAGAAGCTAAGGTTCCTGTTGTTCAAGTTAAAGCTCAAGAGTTGGAGGCTGGACTATGGGTTGGGCAAAGCGCATCAAATATTAGGGAGCTATTTCAAACAGCACGAGATTTG GCTCCTGTAATCATATTTGTGGAGGATTTTGACCTGTTTGCTGGTgtccgtgggaaatatattcaCACTAAAAAGCAGGATCATGAGGCTTTCATTAATCAACTTCTTGTGGAACTTGATGG GTTTGAGAAACAAGATGGGGTTGTACTGATGGCTACTGCTAGAAATCTCAAGCAAATTGATGAAGCCTTGCAACGTCCTGGCCGGATGGATAGAGTATTTCATCTCCAAAGGCCAACACAAGTGGAAAGGGAGAATATATTGCGCATGTCTGCAAAAGCAACCATGGATAATGACCTCATTGATTTTGTAGACTGGAAAAAG GTAGCTGAGAAAACAGCTCTTCTACGACCGACTGAACTGAAACTTGTACCTGTGGCATTGGAAGGTGCTGCTTTCCGGAGTAAATTTCTTGATACAGATGAACTAATGAGCTACTGTGGTTGGTTTGCG ACTTTCAGTGGTGTTATCCCTAAATGGGTTAGGAGAACCAATATCGCAAAAAAGTTAAGCAGCATAGTGGTGAATCATCTCGGACTAACATTGACAAAAGAAGATCTAAATAATGTAGTTGATCTAATGGAACCGTATGGCCAGATTAGCAATGGAATAGAACTTCTAAATCCTCCACTTGAT TGGACAAGGGAGACCAAGTTTCCACATGCAGTTTGGGCTGCTGGCCGTGGCTTGATTGCTCTTCTGTTGCCAAACTTTGATGTTGTTGATAATCTGTGGCTTGAACCATTGTCTTGGCAG GGAATTGGGTGTTCAAAGATCACTAAGGCAAAAAATGAAGGTTCCATGAATGGGAATTCTGAATCAAGATCTTACCTTGAGAAGAAgcttgtattttgttttggttcaCATATTGCATCTCAAATGTTACTTCCTTTTGGGGAAGAAAACTATCTTTCTTCTTCAGAATTAAAGCAGGCACAGGAG ATAGCGACAAGAATGGTGATTCAGTATGGGTGGGGACCTGATGATAGTCCTGCAATATACTATCATAGTAATGCGGTATTCTCCTTTCTTTACATCCTAGAGTAG
- the LOC107412334 gene encoding probable inactive ATP-dependent zinc metalloprotease FTSHI 5, chloroplastic isoform X1: protein MDAIAASRLLPSPFAPHFSPPTLRNSYLASNHRIRIQIFASKSPKFHRIFFPVRYGFGAFSSLEAHRNSRRYEQVVEDDEQVNTVGNCSEPEGNLLRFIAKQALLTLFFLAIGFAPLRAVRVSALAAPVATEEVLNKKQNGKGKEMSSKSHEYSECTRRLLETVSALTRRVEEVRKGNADLKQVEMELKAVKGQKEELQAEIMDSLYSELKELKRERGLLVKRSEGIVDRVVKTKKEYDKVLGDAGEKEDMDKVQMLEERLKELEEDYNSIWERVGEIEDQILRRETMALSFGVRELRFIERECEQLVENFSRQWRRKGLDSTPKPSVTKLSKSEIQKDLESTQRKYLEQMILPSVLEVDDLGPFFDKDSVDFAQRIKQGLKDSREMQINLEARINKKMKKYGDEKRFVVNTPEDEVVKGFPEIELKWMFGDKEVVVPKAISLHLYHGWKKWREEAKADLKRNLLENVDFGKQYVAQRQERILMERDRLMSKVWFSEDKNRWEMDPMAVPFAVSKKLIQQARIRHDWAVMYVTLKGDDKDYYVDIKELDMLFEDFGGFDGLYMKMLACGIPTAVHLMWIPFSELDLYQQSLLILRLSSQSLKALWQSKIVSYARNWVFEKFKNINDDIMMMIVFPLVEIIIPYRLRLQLGMAWPEEIYQAVGSTWYLKWQSEAEMSFKSRKSEGLRWFLWFLIRSFIYGYILFHVFRFMKRRIPRLLGFGPLRRDPNLRKLRRMKYYLNYRVKRIKRKKKAGIDPITRAFERMKRVKNPPIPLKEFASVESMREEINEVVTFLHNPRAFQEMGARAPRGVLIVGERGTGKTSLALAIAAEAKVPVVQVKAQELEAGLWVGQSASNIRELFQTARDLAPVIIFVEDFDLFAGVRGKYIHTKKQDHEAFINQLLVELDGFEKQDGVVLMATARNLKQIDEALQRPGRMDRVFHLQRPTQVERENILRMSAKATMDNDLIDFVDWKKVAEKTALLRPTELKLVPVALEGAAFRSKFLDTDELMSYCGWFATFSGVIPKWVRRTNIAKKLSSIVVNHLGLTLTKEDLNNVVDLMEPYGQISNGIELLNPPLDWTRETKFPHAVWAAGRGLIALLLPNFDVVDNLWLEPLSWQGIGCSKITKAKNEGSMNGNSESRSYLEKKLVFCFGSHIASQMLLPFGEENYLSSSELKQAQEIATRMVIQYGWGPDDSPAIYYHSNAITALSMGNNHEYEIASKVEKIYDLAYCKAKEMLLKNRQVLEKIVEELLEFEILTGKDLERILIDNGGIGEKEPFFLSRIHEKEPLSSSFLETGNASGATLLSEAAST from the exons ATGGACGCCATTGCTGCTTCTCGTCTACTTCCCAGTCCATTTGCCCCTCACTTCTCGCCTCCCACGCTTCGGAACTCTTATCTTGCGTCCAATCACCGTATCAGAATTCAAATATTTGCTTCCAAATCACCGAAATTTCACCGAATTTTTTTCCCAGTTCGGTATGGTTTCGGTGCATTTAGCTCCCTAGAAGCTCATAGAAATTCACGGCGTTATGAACAAGTGGTCGAAGACGATGAACAGGTTAATACGGTTGGGAATTGTTCGGAGCCAGAGGGAAATTTGCTCAGGTTCATTGCAAAGCAAGCGCTTTTAACGTTGTTCTTTCTTGCAATCGGTTTTGCTCCTCTTCGGGCGGTTCGTGTTTCTGCACTCGCCGCTCCGGTGGCTACTGAAGAGGTTTTGAATAAGAAGCAGAATGGGAAAGGAAAGGAGATGAGCTCGAAGAGCCACGAGTACTCAGAGTGCACGCGGAGATTGCTCGAAACGGTGTCGGCTTTGACAAGGAGAGTAGAAGAAGTTAGGAAAGGAAATGCGGATTTGAAGCAAGTAGAAATGGAGTTAAAGGCGGTGAAAGGGCAAAAGGAAGAATTGCAGGCAGAAATTATGGATAGTCTTTATTCGGAGTTGAAGGAactcaagagagagagagggttatTGGTAAAACGATCGGAGGGAATTGTTGATAGAGTGGTAAAGACGAAGAAGGAGTACGATAAGGTTTTAGGCGATGCGGGTGAGAAGGAGGATATGGATAAAGTGCAGATGTTGGAAGAGAGATTGAAAGAGCTTGAGGAGGATTACAATTCGATATGGGAAAGGGTTGGTGAAATTGAAGATCAGATTTTGAGGAGAGAAACTATGGCTCTGAGTTTCGGGGTGAGGGAGCTTCGTTTCATTGAGAGGGAATGTGAGCAGTTGGTTGAAAATTTTAGTCGGCAATGGAGGCGAAAGGGTTTAGACAG TACGCCAAAACCATCAGTGACCAaactttccaaatctgaaattcaGAAAGATTTAGAAAGCacgcaaagaaaatatttggaacAAATGATTTTGCCAAGTGTTTTGGAAGTTGATGATCTTGGACCTTTCTTCGACAAAGATTCAGTCGACTTTGCTCAACGTATAAAACAAGGGCTTAAAGATTCAAGGGAGATGCAGATAAATCTAGAGGCtcgtataaataaaaaaatgaaaaaatatggtGATGAAAAGCGATTTGTTGTAAATACACCAGAGGATGAGGTGGTGAAGGGTTTTCCTGAAATTGAGTTGAAATGGATGTTTGGAGATAAAGAGGTTGTGGTTCCTAAAGCTATTAGCCTTCATTTGTACCATGGGTGGAAGAAATGGCGTGAAGAAGCTAAGGCAGACCTTAAGAGAAATCTGTTAGAAAATGTTGATTTTGGTAAACAGTATGTGGCTCAAAGACAG GAACGTATTCTTATGGAGCGAGACAGGTTGATGTCAAAGGTTTGGTTCAGTGAGGATAAAAATAGATGGGAGATGGATCCAATGGCTGTTCCTTTTGCTGTATCAAAAAAACTAATTCAGCAAGCCCGAATTAGGCATGATTGGGCTGTCATGTATGTCACTCTAAAGGGGGATGACAAGGATTATTATGTGGACATTAAG GAACTTGATATGCTGTTTGAAGATTTTGGAGGGTTTGATGGGCTGTATATGAAAATGCTTGCCTGTGGTATTCCAACTGCTGTTCACTTGATGTGGATCCCTTTTTCAGAGTTGGATCTCTATCAACAGTCTCTCTTGATTCTCAGGCTGTCTAGTCAAAGCTTAAAAGcattgtggcagtcaaaaattgtgtcgtatgcaagaaattgggtttttgagaaatttaaaaatataaatgatgacataatgatgatgattgtATTTCCTTTGGTGGAGATTATCATCCCTTACCGG CTAAGGTTGCAGTTGGGGATGGCATGGCCAGAGGAAATATATCAAGCTGTTGGCTCAACATGGTACTTGAAGTGGCAATCTGAGGCAGAGATGAGTTTCAAATCCAGAAAAAGCGAAGGCCTCCGATGGTTTCTTTGGTTTCTTATTAGAAgctttatatatggatatattttatttcatgtgtTTCGATTTATGAAGAGAAGAATTCCAAGACTTCTTGGTTTTGGACCATTGCGTAGAGATCCAAACTTGCGGAAGTTGCGGAGAATG AAATACTACCTTAATTATAGGGTGAAGAGGATTAAGCGTAAGAAAAAGGCTGGCATTGATCCTATAACACGTGCTTTTGAGCGAATGAAG AGAGTGAAAAATCCACCAATACCATTGAAGGAATTTGCCAGTGTTGAGTCTATGAGAGAGGAAATCAATGAAGTTGTGACATTTCTACATAACCCTAGGGCATTTCAAGAAATGGGTGCTCGTGCACCACGG GGAGTTCTGATTGTAGGTGAAAGGGGAACTGGAAAGACATCTCTAGCATTGGCTATAGCTGCAGAAGCTAAGGTTCCTGTTGTTCAAGTTAAAGCTCAAGAGTTGGAGGCTGGACTATGGGTTGGGCAAAGCGCATCAAATATTAGGGAGCTATTTCAAACAGCACGAGATTTG GCTCCTGTAATCATATTTGTGGAGGATTTTGACCTGTTTGCTGGTgtccgtgggaaatatattcaCACTAAAAAGCAGGATCATGAGGCTTTCATTAATCAACTTCTTGTGGAACTTGATGG GTTTGAGAAACAAGATGGGGTTGTACTGATGGCTACTGCTAGAAATCTCAAGCAAATTGATGAAGCCTTGCAACGTCCTGGCCGGATGGATAGAGTATTTCATCTCCAAAGGCCAACACAAGTGGAAAGGGAGAATATATTGCGCATGTCTGCAAAAGCAACCATGGATAATGACCTCATTGATTTTGTAGACTGGAAAAAG GTAGCTGAGAAAACAGCTCTTCTACGACCGACTGAACTGAAACTTGTACCTGTGGCATTGGAAGGTGCTGCTTTCCGGAGTAAATTTCTTGATACAGATGAACTAATGAGCTACTGTGGTTGGTTTGCG ACTTTCAGTGGTGTTATCCCTAAATGGGTTAGGAGAACCAATATCGCAAAAAAGTTAAGCAGCATAGTGGTGAATCATCTCGGACTAACATTGACAAAAGAAGATCTAAATAATGTAGTTGATCTAATGGAACCGTATGGCCAGATTAGCAATGGAATAGAACTTCTAAATCCTCCACTTGAT TGGACAAGGGAGACCAAGTTTCCACATGCAGTTTGGGCTGCTGGCCGTGGCTTGATTGCTCTTCTGTTGCCAAACTTTGATGTTGTTGATAATCTGTGGCTTGAACCATTGTCTTGGCAG GGAATTGGGTGTTCAAAGATCACTAAGGCAAAAAATGAAGGTTCCATGAATGGGAATTCTGAATCAAGATCTTACCTTGAGAAGAAgcttgtattttgttttggttcaCATATTGCATCTCAAATGTTACTTCCTTTTGGGGAAGAAAACTATCTTTCTTCTTCAGAATTAAAGCAGGCACAGGAG ATAGCGACAAGAATGGTGATTCAGTATGGGTGGGGACCTGATGATAGTCCTGCAATATACTATCATAGTAATGCG ATTACAGCATTAAGTATGGGGAACAACCATGAATATGAGATCGCATCTAAAGTTGAAAAG ATATATGATTTGGCATATTGTAAAGCCAAAGAAATGCTTCTTAAAAATCGTCAAGTTCTTGAAAAGATTGTCGAGGAGTTGCTTGAGTTTGAAATCTTGACTGGAAAG GATTTGGAAAGGATACTTATAGACAATGGTGGGATTGGAGAGAAAGAGCCATTTTTCCTTTCTAGAATTCATGAGAAAGAG ccatTGTCTAGCAGCTTTCTGGAAACAGGAAATGCATCAGGAGCTACTCTTTTAAGTGAAGCAGCATCCACATAG
- the LOC107412335 gene encoding leucine-rich repeat receptor-like protein kinase PXL1, which translates to MMKTSVLFFYCYVGFYLVAFSGAVQTLPNNELSTLLSIKAGLVDPMNVLKDWKMPSKAVENGSVVHCNWTGVMCNTKGFVEKLDLSRMNLSGHVSDQIQSLSGLSFLNICCNGFSSSLPKSLSNLTALKMIDVSENYFIGKFPTGLGRSSGLTSVNASSNNFSGFLPEDLGNATSLEILDFRGSFFEGSIPMSYKDLQKLKFLGLSGNNLTGNIPRELGKLSSLETIILGYNEFVGQIPAEFGNLTNLQYLDLAVGSLSGQIPHELGRLKKLTTVYLYKNNFTGRIPPEIGSIASLVFLDLSDNQISGEIPVELSELKNLQLLSLMCNRLTGLIPYKLGELTKLEVLELWKNSLTGPLPMNLGKNSPLQWLDVSSNSLSGDIPPGLCDSGNLTKLILFNNSFSGLIPVGLSNCSSLVRVRMQNNHISGTIPVGLGNLPIIQRLELAKNNLTGQIPSDISLSLSLSFIDVSWNHLESSLPSSILSIPNLQTFMASNNNLGGKFPDQFQDCPSLSVLDLSNNHFSEQIPQSIASCEKLVNLNLRNNQLTGEIPKAISTMPTLAILDLSNNSLVGRIPENFGSSPALEMLNLSYNNLEGPVPANGILVAINPNDLIGNKGLCGVVLPPCSQSSVRTRRSKNMHINHIIIGFVIGTAVISSLGLAFFTGRWVYNKWYLYNSFFSDLFSKADEDQWPWRLVAFQRVNFTSNEILACIKESNVIGMGGTGVVYKAEVHRPHSAVAVKKLWRSGGDVENGDDLLGEVNLLGRLRHRNIVRLLGYLHNETDVMMIYEYMQNGNLGNALHGNQAGKLLVDWVSRYNIAVGVAQGLHYLHHDCRPPVIHRDIKSNNILLDANLDARIADFGLARMMIHKNETVSMVAGSYGYIAPEYGYSMKVDEKIDIYSYGVVLLELLSGKMPLDPSFGESVDIVEWVRRKNRTKRPLEEALDLSIAGQCKHIKEEMLMVLRIALLCTAKFPKDRPSMRDIITMLGEAKPRRKSICQSGAQNAIKEKPIFTTSPVIGLL; encoded by the exons ATGATGAAAACCTCTGTGCTGTTCTTCTACTGTTACGTTGGTTTTTATCTTGTTGCCTTTTCTGGTGCTGTTCAAACTCTACCAAATAATGAGCTTTCGACTTTGCTATCAATCAAAGCCGGTCTGGTTGATCCTATGAATGTCCTCAAAGACTGGAAAATGCCAAGCAAAGCTGTGGAGAATGGTTCAGTTGTACATTGTAACTGGACTGGTGTTATGTGCAACACTAAAGGCTTTGTTGAGAAGCTGGACCTTTCTCGCATGAACCTTAGTGGTCATGTATCAGATCAGATTCAAAGTTTAAGTGGTCTTTCTTTTCTCAACATTTGCTGCAATGGGTTCTCATCATCTTTACCGAAATCTCTTTCAAATCTCACAGCGCTGAAGATGATAGATGTGAGTGAAAACTACTTCATTGGCAAGTTTCCAACAGGACTTGGAAGGTCTTCAGGGTTGACATCGGTTAATGCATCAAGCAACAACTTCTCTGGCTTTCTTCCTGAGGATCTTGGAAATGCAACATCATTGGAAATTCTGGATTTTCGAGGGAGTTTCTTTGAAGGGTCAATCCCAATGTCTTACAAGGACTTGCAGAAACTGAAGTTTCTTGGCCTTTCAGGAAATAATCTCACAGGAAACATTCCGAGAGAGCTCGGGAAACTTTCATCTTTGGAGACTATTATTCTTGGATACAATGAGTTTGTAGGTCAAATCCCAGCTGAGTTTGGTAATCTTACAAATCTTCAGTATCTTGACTTGGCAGTTGGAAGTCTCAGTGGTCAAATTCCACATGAACTTGGTAGGCTAAAAAAACTAACCACTGTTTATTTGTACAAAAACAACTTCACAGGAAGGATTCCACCAGAGATTGGTAGCATAGCATCTTTAGTGTTTTTGGATCTCTCTGACAATCAGATTTCAGGAGAAATTCCAGTGGAGCTCTCAGAATTAAAGAATTTGCAGCTCTTGAGCTTAATGTGCAACAGACTAACTGGTCTAATTCCTTACAAGCTAGGAGAGTTAACCAAGTTAGAGGTTCTTGAGCTATGGAAGAATTCTTTAACAGGTCCTCTGCCGATGAACCTTGGAAAGAATTCTCCTTTGCAGTGGTTAGATGTGTCTTCGAATTCATTATCCGGTGATATTCCACCAGGTTTGTGTGATTCTGGCAATCTCACTAAACTCATACTTTTCAACAATTCCTTTTCTGGTTTAATCCCAGTCGGCCTTTCAAATTGTTCGTCTCTTGTAAGAGTTCGTATGCAAAATAATCATATTTCTGGAACAATTCCAGTTGGTTTAGGAAATCTGCCTATTATTCAAAGGCTAGAATTGGCCAAAAACAACCTCACTGGCCAAATTCCTTCAGATATTTCTCTGTCTTTATCACTTTCTTTCATTGATGTTTCCTGGAATCACCTTGAATCATCACTCCCTTCTAGTATTCTGTCCATTCCAAATCTCCAAACTTTCATGGCCTCAAACAACAACCTTGGAGGGAAATTCCCAGACCAGTTTCAAGATTGTCCATCACTTTCAGTCCTTGATCTTTCAAACAATCATTTCTCTGAACAGATTCCACAGAGCATTGCTTCTTGTGAAAAGCTGGTGAATCTAAACCTTAGAAACAACCAATTGACTGGTGAAATCCCAAAAGCAATATCCACAATGCCCACATTAGCCATCCTTGATCTGTCAAACAATTCTCTAGTTGGTCGAATACCCGAAAACTTTGGTAGTTCACCGGCTCTTGAGATGCTCAATCTGTCCTACAACAATCTTGAAGGTCCAGTACCTGCAAATGGTATATTGGTGGCCATAAATCCCAATGATCTTATAGGTAATAAAGGTCTTTGCGGTGTTGTTCTTCCACCTTGCTCTCAAAGCTCTGTTAGAACAAGAAGATCAAAGAACATGCACATCAATCACATCatcattggatttgtaattggaACGGCAGTGATTTCATCACTTGGCCTGGCCTTTTTCACAGGGAGATGGGTATATAACAAGTGGTATTTGTATAACAGTTTCTTCAGCGATTTGTTTTCAAAGGCTGATGAAGATCAATGGCCTTGGAGGCTGGTAGCATTTCAGAGAGTGAACTTCACCAGCAATGAAATCCTAGCCTGCATTAAAGAATCAAATGTCATCGGCATGGGAGGTACTGGTGTAGTTTACAAGGCTGAAGTACATCGACCTCACTCGGCAGTTGCAGTCAAGAAACTATGGAGATCAGGAGGAGACGTCGAAAATGGTGACGACCTTTTGGGCGAAGTGAATCTCTTGGGAAGGCTTCGCCACAGGAACATTGTAAGGCTATTAGGATATCTTCACAATGAAACAGATGTTATGATGATATATGAGTACATGCAAAACGGGAACCTTGGGAACGCACTCCATGGAAATCAAGCAGGAAAGCTATTAGTAGACTGGGTTTCAAGGTATAATATAGCGGTGGGTGTTGCTCAAGGTTTGCATTATCTACACCATGATTGTCGCCCACCGGTTATCCATCGGGATATCAAGTCTAACAACATACTGCTTGATGCAAATCTGGATGCGAGAATTGCAGATTTTGGATTGGCAAGGATGATGATCCATAAGAATGAGACTGTTTCAATGGTGGCTGGGTCTTATGGATATATTGCACCAG AATACGGATACAGTATGAAGGTTGATGAAAAGATTGACATATATAGCTATGGAGTGGTTCTTTTGGAGCTTCTATCTGGGAAGATGCCACTAGATCCCTCATTTGGAGAATCTGTGGATATAGTTGAATGGGTTCGAAGAAAGAACAGAACCAAGAGACCCTTAGAAGAGGCACTGGACCTTAGTATTGCTGGTCAATGTAAGCATATCAAGGAAGAGATGCTTATGGTCCTCCGGATTGCACTTCTTTGTACAGCAAAGTTTCCCAAGGATAGGCCATCTATGAGGGATATAATAACGATGCTTGGTGAGGCAAAGCCAAGAAGAAAGAGTATTTGTCAGAGTGGAGCACAAAATGCAATCAAAGAGAAACCAATCTTTACCACCTCACCAGTAATAGGCCTCCTGTAG